In the Helianthus annuus cultivar XRQ/B chromosome 11, HanXRQr2.0-SUNRISE, whole genome shotgun sequence genome, one interval contains:
- the LOC110932855 gene encoding putative F-box protein At3g23260, translating into MKDLLSLLILMKIIPRLPAKEVIRCKAISKEWLAYLSTPEFAKNNCRFLRVLGDQKIIALDKSSCAIRYVDVASPRCVLGNNLHIPFDCHPCNVIFLASLDGMVCVCLCNTGELVVWNPLTRVFKMLRNSNYQGFYNMDDDSLGFCFDSAGDYKIVHIKRTHFRLTVNIYSFSEGSWLTPRFLIYSPYDIAVYSWSVGTFCRNSLYFVLTKFWCMGNTSVLRLDVESNVIENVGYPDTLSVEFIGQLVTIRDELHMLVSIGMCSVV; encoded by the coding sequence ATGAAGGATCTTCTATCTCTGTTAATATTGATGAAGATTATTCCAAGACTTCCTGCAAAGGAGGTTATACGGTGCAAGGCTATATCTAAAGAGTGGTTAGCCTATCTTTCAACTCCTGAGTTTGCTAAGAATAATTGTCGTTTCTTGCGAGTATTAGGTGACCAGAAAATAATTGCTCTTGACAAATCTTCGTGTGCAATTCGTTATGTTGATGTTGCATCTCCTAGATGTGTTTTAGGCAATAATCTTCACATTCCCTTCGATTGTCATCCATGTAATGTGATCTTTTTAGCAAGTTTGGATGGCATGGTATGTGTTTGCCTATGTAATACTGGTGAATTGGTTGTTTGGAATCCACTAACTCGTGTGTTCAAGATGCTGAGAAATTCTAATTATCAGGGATTTTACAATATGGATGATGATAGTCTTGGGTTTTGTTTTGACTCTGCTGGTGATTACAAAATTGTGCACATTAAACGCACTCATTTCAGGCTGACTGTTAACATTTATTCGTTTAGTGAAGGTTCATGGTTAACTCCAAGGTTCTTAATTTATAGTCCATATGATATTGCTGTTTATAGTTGGTCCGTTGGGACGTTTTGTAGGAATAGTTTGTATTTTGTACTGACCAAATTCTGGTGTATGGGTAACACATCGGTTCTTCGTTTGGATGTTGAGTCGAATGTAATAGAAAATGTAGGTTACCCAGATACATTGAGTGTGGAATTTATAGGTCAGTTGGTGACTATACGAGATGAACTTCATATGTTGGTTAGTATTGGAATGTGTAGTGTAGTGTAG